From Callithrix jacchus isolate 240 chromosome 15, calJac240_pri, whole genome shotgun sequence, one genomic window encodes:
- the IQCF3 gene encoding IQ domain-containing protein F3 isoform X2 produces the protein MPHALRFTSYRIQLWILLVLCFIWLKFGPDEDALERERQRKLLLAQLCHKKRVKAAGQIQAWWRGVLVRRTLLVAALRAWMIQCWWRTLVQRRIRQRQQALLRTYVIQEQAAVKLQACIRMWQCRQRYCQMCNALCLFQVPEGSLAFQTDGFLQVQCAIPSKHPEFHIEILSI, from the exons ATGCCACACGCTCTTCGTTTTACATCttatagaattcagctgtggatCCTTCTTGTCCTGTGCTTtatttggttg AAATTTGGTCCAGATGAAGATGCactagagagagagaggcagcgGAAG CTGCTTCTTGCACAACTGTGTCACAAAAAAAGGGTGAAGGCGGCTGGGCAGATCCAGGCCTGGTGGCGTGGGGTCCTGGTGCGCAGGACCCTGCTGGTCGCTGCCCTCAGGGCCTGGATGATTCAGTGCTGGTGGAGGACGTTGGTGCAGAGGCGGATCCGTCAGCGGCAGCAGGCCCTGTTGAGGACCTATGTCATCCAGGAGCAAGCAGCTGTCAAGCTCCAGGCCTGCATCCGCATGTGGCAGTGCCGGCAACGTTACTGCCAAATGTGCAACGCTCTCTGCCTGTTCCAGGTTCCAGAGGGGAGCCTTGCCTTCCAGACTGATGGTTTTTTACAGGTCCAGTGTGCAATCCCTTCAAAGCATCCAGAGTTCCACATTGAAATCCTATCAATCTGA
- the IQCF3 gene encoding IQ domain-containing protein F3 isoform X1 translates to MGSQCCKFGPDEDALERERQRKLLLAQLCHKKRVKAAGQIQAWWRGVLVRRTLLVAALRAWMIQCWWRTLVQRRIRQRQQALLRTYVIQEQAAVKLQACIRMWQCRQRYCQMCNALCLFQVPEGSLAFQTDGFLQVQCAIPSKHPEFHIEILSI, encoded by the exons ATGGGCAGTCAATGCTGT AAATTTGGTCCAGATGAAGATGCactagagagagagaggcagcgGAAG CTGCTTCTTGCACAACTGTGTCACAAAAAAAGGGTGAAGGCGGCTGGGCAGATCCAGGCCTGGTGGCGTGGGGTCCTGGTGCGCAGGACCCTGCTGGTCGCTGCCCTCAGGGCCTGGATGATTCAGTGCTGGTGGAGGACGTTGGTGCAGAGGCGGATCCGTCAGCGGCAGCAGGCCCTGTTGAGGACCTATGTCATCCAGGAGCAAGCAGCTGTCAAGCTCCAGGCCTGCATCCGCATGTGGCAGTGCCGGCAACGTTACTGCCAAATGTGCAACGCTCTCTGCCTGTTCCAGGTTCCAGAGGGGAGCCTTGCCTTCCAGACTGATGGTTTTTTACAGGTCCAGTGTGCAATCCCTTCAAAGCATCCAGAGTTCCACATTGAAATCCTATCAATCTGA